A stretch of Aristophania vespae DNA encodes these proteins:
- the trpA gene encoding tryptophan synthase subunit alpha codes for MSRISACFAALKAQGRGALIPYLEAFDPDYETSKKLLAEMAQNGGDIIEIGVPFSDPAADGPTIQLAAKRALKAGATLSRILDMVADFRRNNDNTPLILMGYLNPIEQFGTERFLEEAAKAGVDGLIIVDLPFEEAKDVRASAKSKGLDLIHLTTPNTPEDRLELTLKEASGFIYYVSITGITGTNSATEEQLRQSMGRLRKVTNLPVITGFGIATPEQARSASHISDGAVVASALIKEMAGTLEDGKATSKTIPTVIQSLKKLAEAVRS; via the coding sequence ATGAGCCGTATTTCAGCCTGTTTTGCCGCTCTCAAAGCTCAGGGACGCGGTGCTTTAATTCCCTATCTTGAGGCCTTTGACCCTGACTATGAAACTTCTAAGAAGCTTCTGGCAGAAATGGCCCAAAATGGCGGTGATATTATAGAAATTGGAGTACCATTTTCAGACCCCGCCGCAGATGGCCCTACCATCCAGCTCGCGGCCAAACGTGCCCTTAAAGCGGGTGCAACTTTATCTAGAATTCTGGACATGGTGGCCGATTTTCGTCGAAATAACGATAATACCCCTCTGATACTTATGGGGTATCTGAACCCTATAGAACAGTTCGGGACAGAACGTTTTTTAGAAGAAGCCGCTAAAGCTGGTGTTGATGGGCTGATAATTGTCGATCTCCCTTTTGAGGAAGCAAAAGATGTTCGTGCATCTGCCAAAAGTAAAGGGCTTGATTTAATTCACCTTACTACACCTAACACCCCCGAGGACCGGCTTGAACTAACATTAAAAGAAGCGTCTGGTTTTATATATTATGTGAGCATTACCGGCATTACGGGTACAAATAGCGCTACTGAGGAACAACTTCGTCAGTCGATGGGTAGATTACGCAAAGTCACAAATCTTCCCGTCATAACAGGTTTTGGCATCGCCACCCCCGAACAGGCAAGATCTGCTTCTCATATTAGCGATGGTGCCGTGGTAGCTTCTGCTCTCATTAAAGAGATGGCAGGCACTTTGGAAGATGGCAAAGCCACTTCAAAAACAATCCCCACCGTTATCCAGTCTCTTAAAAAGTTAGCAGAAGCCGTCCGATCCTAA
- a CDS encoding HdeD family acid-resistance protein, whose product MDESNRFRNLSDGMARVGLKPGWFIGMGIAMLILGILAFIDAFSVTLASTIVLGILLMAGGVIQFVQGIAHFKNRMMGRWVNLLIGFFIILAGLILCAEPIAGSQILTAFLAGLLVLGGFSKIFWAVNQRDHAPDWWVAAFGGAITLVVGILLYWYLPWSGFFFIGTLIAIELLVAGLSSLLFGLGLRRVRKEGF is encoded by the coding sequence ATGGATGAGTCGAATCGTTTTAGGAATCTATCAGATGGGATGGCCCGTGTTGGCTTAAAGCCAGGCTGGTTTATCGGCATGGGAATCGCCATGTTAATCTTGGGGATTCTAGCTTTTATTGATGCTTTTAGCGTCACTTTGGCAAGTACAATTGTGCTCGGTATTCTGCTAATGGCAGGGGGCGTGATTCAATTTGTGCAAGGGATTGCGCATTTTAAAAATAGAATGATGGGGCGCTGGGTAAATCTTCTTATTGGCTTTTTTATTATTCTTGCAGGGCTCATTTTGTGTGCTGAGCCAATTGCAGGTTCACAGATTTTGACAGCCTTTTTAGCAGGTTTGCTCGTTTTAGGTGGTTTTAGTAAAATTTTCTGGGCTGTTAACCAGCGTGATCACGCACCTGACTGGTGGGTTGCCGCTTTTGGGGGTGCTATTACGCTTGTTGTTGGTATATTGCTCTATTGGTATCTGCCCTGGTCTGGCTTTTTCTTTATCGGTACATTGATCGCTATAGAACTTTTGGTAGCAGGGCTTTCATCCTTGCTTTTCGGCTTGGGTTTACGCCGTGTCCGAAAAGAAGGGTTTTAA